One genomic segment of Paenibacillus sp. FSL H8-0332 includes these proteins:
- a CDS encoding SDR family NAD(P)-dependent oxidoreductase: protein MMKLVKNYILSQVAARTLSKSEALPLLQELSNQEGNSARMEDIAVIGMACRLPQAGGPEEFWSNLIHGVDSIGDFPDSRKRDVDAPIRDYFKNKRNAPEIKYRRGAYLNRIDLFDAEFFNITPAEARCMDPLQRIFLEVSWEALEDAGYAEKELNGSRTGVYVGDTDADYLKLIQEMEPYALPGNTISIVASRLAYILNLASGSHLIDTACSASLAAVHHAIKGLITGDCEMALAGGLNLTLFPIDEGLADIGIASTDYKARTFDADANGTVWGEGFCTVVLKKLKNAKRDRDHIYAVIKGSAMNSDGKSNGITAPSARAQSELIQAAWRNAGIPLETMTYLEAHGTGTRLGDPIEMQGITGAIRSSTDHQQFCALGAVKTNIGHLDTAAGLAGFMKTVLALKHQAIPATLHFHDPNPHIDFMNSPVFVNTELMPWTTSNGVPRRAGVSAFGLAGTNCHVVLEEYQGDAPSAAGIPEGPEISILTLSAKSRGSFDALLERFILYLPDTPYTLRDICITSNTGRGHYAYRLAVAAASLDDLLGKLLLLRDTADSDRAFLKKAGIHYAYLEQRKNRSYNAKPNTDLNRLLDEYATGSEIQWEDWYGKHQGRRVPIPVYPFSGKRHWINYIPEQETVSVPQQPAVRNMDDCFYSLQWVPKELDAAKAAALPAGEAWLLFTDDTGVGVFLFEHMKQAGLRPVLVEAGDSFTKMQEDSYKLCPETPGHFEQLIVAVTDGGHQPIGGVVHLWTCTEIRSGMRNPLMLRESQIRGAESLLYLLKGFKAQNIAFPHEIRAVSNYAHLVTPEDGYLFPEKAPLWGLMKVVSQEYMECRCSCMDVETIGRKSSDVALEIMQELRHVESAEDYGSAWRNGKRYTQQLGRMKVQSLPERDIRLRENGVYLIAGGAGAVGLETCRYLAGKTRARLVIVNRTPLPKRQEWERLAGYSADTPVSSRIAELLRLEELGAEVHYYAADITDLTAMKAVMADVEARLGPVHGIIHSAMQLEHERLEQLDIFGFRRAADTKVIGAWVLQELAEEQNADFVLLYSSAASILGGVGLGGYAAGNAFMDQFAHYHSRRGAEMLSINWSFLEMGATAVELAAVRSLSLPVSAGDFALILDRLFQYRTSQALIARIRGDELKTALKLLKVHFAPELISALTQPTELTGTASPEAYQQTIHAYQELKRWLQQNDAIQDIIQRDVELGSRFVSFEEHLYSALQSDTPAQLAQKLTGRTFAVKLKDGEDDNYLEMERRLGQIWGEVLGLEEIGVHTDFFENGDSLMLMSVISRIKNDLSIDIPIQIFYQEPTVSGLSQWLLHSEELEADDSDDIPVLPRFYGDLKDPG from the coding sequence ATGATGAAGCTGGTCAAGAACTATATATTGTCCCAGGTTGCAGCCAGAACCCTGTCTAAATCCGAAGCTTTGCCTCTGTTACAAGAATTGTCCAACCAAGAGGGCAACTCCGCCAGGATGGAGGATATTGCGGTTATCGGGATGGCCTGCCGGCTGCCCCAAGCCGGCGGGCCGGAGGAATTCTGGAGCAACCTGATTCATGGTGTAGACAGCATTGGCGATTTCCCGGATAGCCGCAAACGGGATGTTGACGCTCCGATCCGGGATTATTTCAAAAACAAGCGCAATGCGCCGGAGATTAAGTATCGCCGCGGGGCTTACTTGAACCGGATTGATCTGTTCGATGCCGAATTTTTTAATATTACACCGGCGGAAGCTAGATGCATGGACCCGCTGCAGCGTATTTTTCTGGAGGTATCCTGGGAGGCGTTGGAGGATGCGGGATATGCCGAGAAGGAGCTAAACGGCTCCAGAACCGGAGTGTATGTCGGGGATACAGATGCGGACTACCTCAAGCTGATTCAGGAGATGGAGCCCTATGCCTTGCCCGGCAATACCATATCTATTGTTGCCAGCCGGCTTGCCTACATTCTGAATTTGGCCAGCGGAAGCCATCTTATTGACACGGCTTGCTCCGCATCCCTGGCTGCGGTGCATCATGCCATCAAGGGTCTGATTACCGGCGATTGCGAAATGGCGTTGGCCGGCGGGCTGAATCTAACCTTATTTCCGATTGATGAAGGTCTTGCTGATATTGGCATCGCCTCAACTGATTATAAGGCCCGTACCTTTGATGCAGATGCCAACGGAACCGTCTGGGGTGAAGGCTTCTGTACAGTGGTCCTGAAGAAGCTGAAGAATGCCAAGAGAGACAGGGATCACATTTATGCCGTCATTAAAGGCAGCGCGATGAACTCGGATGGCAAATCGAACGGGATTACAGCACCCAGTGCCCGGGCCCAGTCCGAACTGATTCAAGCCGCGTGGCGCAATGCGGGCATTCCACTGGAGACAATGACCTATCTGGAAGCCCACGGTACAGGGACAAGACTCGGGGATCCGATTGAAATGCAAGGAATTACCGGCGCGATCCGCAGCTCAACGGACCATCAGCAATTTTGCGCTCTGGGAGCGGTTAAGACTAATATCGGTCATTTGGATACGGCGGCGGGATTGGCCGGATTCATGAAGACGGTGCTGGCCTTGAAGCATCAAGCCATTCCGGCAACACTGCATTTTCACGATCCCAATCCGCATATTGATTTTATGAATTCTCCGGTGTTTGTCAATACCGAGCTGATGCCCTGGACGACCAGCAATGGAGTGCCGCGAAGAGCTGGGGTTAGTGCCTTTGGCTTGGCCGGGACGAACTGTCATGTGGTGCTGGAAGAATACCAGGGGGATGCGCCCTCCGCCGCGGGTATACCGGAAGGGCCGGAGATAAGTATATTGACCCTGTCGGCCAAGAGCAGGGGGTCGTTCGATGCCTTGCTGGAGCGGTTCATCCTTTACCTTCCAGATACTCCTTATACACTGCGGGACATTTGTATTACCAGCAATACGGGACGCGGGCATTATGCTTATCGACTTGCAGTAGCTGCAGCTTCCTTGGACGATTTGCTTGGTAAGCTGCTGCTGCTGCGGGATACAGCAGACAGTGACCGCGCTTTTCTGAAGAAGGCAGGGATTCATTATGCTTATCTCGAGCAACGGAAGAACAGGTCTTACAATGCGAAGCCTAACACGGATCTAAACAGATTACTGGATGAATATGCCACCGGCAGCGAGATTCAGTGGGAGGATTGGTACGGCAAGCATCAGGGTAGACGAGTGCCGATTCCGGTATATCCGTTCTCGGGGAAACGGCATTGGATCAACTATATTCCGGAGCAAGAGACCGTTTCCGTTCCGCAACAGCCGGCGGTCAGGAATATGGATGATTGCTTCTATTCACTCCAATGGGTGCCCAAGGAGCTGGATGCCGCCAAGGCGGCCGCGTTACCTGCCGGAGAAGCCTGGCTGTTGTTCACTGATGATACAGGCGTGGGTGTTTTCTTGTTCGAACACATGAAGCAGGCGGGCTTGCGGCCTGTTCTTGTGGAAGCGGGTGATTCTTTTACCAAGATGCAGGAGGACTCCTATAAGCTGTGCCCCGAGACTCCCGGGCATTTCGAACAGCTCATTGTGGCGGTAACGGATGGCGGGCACCAGCCGATAGGAGGAGTTGTACACCTATGGACCTGTACGGAAATCCGCAGCGGAATGCGGAATCCGTTAATGCTGCGCGAGAGCCAAATCAGGGGAGCAGAGAGCTTGCTTTATTTATTAAAAGGCTTTAAAGCGCAGAACATCGCCTTTCCGCACGAGATTAGAGCAGTCTCCAATTACGCTCACCTGGTTACCCCGGAAGATGGATACCTTTTTCCTGAGAAGGCGCCTCTGTGGGGATTGATGAAAGTGGTCTCCCAGGAATACATGGAGTGCCGGTGCAGTTGTATGGATGTGGAGACCATCGGCCGCAAAAGTAGTGATGTAGCTCTGGAGATCATGCAGGAGTTGAGACATGTAGAATCAGCAGAAGACTACGGCTCCGCTTGGCGCAACGGTAAACGTTATACCCAGCAGTTGGGCAGGATGAAGGTGCAAAGCCTCCCGGAGAGGGATATCCGCCTGAGAGAAAATGGCGTCTATCTGATTGCCGGCGGAGCGGGGGCTGTAGGACTGGAAACCTGCAGATATCTGGCCGGAAAGACCCGGGCCAGACTAGTTATCGTCAACCGCACGCCATTGCCGAAACGGCAGGAATGGGAACGGCTGGCGGGCTATAGTGCCGATACTCCCGTGTCCAGCCGGATAGCCGAGCTGCTGCGACTGGAGGAACTGGGGGCCGAGGTTCATTATTATGCAGCTGATATTACAGATTTGACCGCGATGAAGGCGGTTATGGCGGATGTAGAAGCCCGCCTCGGTCCGGTCCACGGTATTATTCATTCAGCCATGCAATTGGAGCACGAACGTCTGGAGCAACTGGATATATTCGGATTCAGGCGTGCGGCGGATACCAAAGTCATCGGCGCGTGGGTGCTGCAGGAATTGGCTGAAGAGCAGAACGCGGATTTTGTTCTGCTGTATTCTTCGGCAGCCTCCATTCTGGGCGGGGTGGGTCTTGGAGGATATGCCGCTGGTAATGCCTTTATGGACCAATTCGCTCATTATCACAGCCGCCGGGGTGCGGAGATGTTGTCCATTAACTGGTCGTTTCTGGAGATGGGGGCGACCGCTGTTGAGCTTGCCGCAGTTCGGAGCTTGTCGCTGCCGGTATCAGCCGGGGATTTTGCGCTTATTCTCGATAGACTGTTTCAGTATCGGACAAGTCAGGCTCTCATAGCCAGGATTCGGGGGGATGAGCTTAAGACGGCGTTGAAGCTGTTGAAGGTGCATTTCGCTCCGGAATTGATCTCGGCGCTGACGCAGCCGACAGAACTTACCGGTACTGCAAGCCCGGAGGCATATCAGCAAACGATTCATGCCTATCAGGAGCTGAAGCGATGGCTTCAACAAAATGACGCCATTCAGGATATAATTCAGCGGGATGTGGAGCTGGGGTCGCGATTTGTATCCTTTGAGGAGCATTTGTACTCGGCCCTTCAGTCTGATACGCCTGCACAGTTGGCTCAGAAGCTTACAGGCCGGACCTTTGCTGTTAAGCTTAAGGATGGTGAAGATGATAACTATTTAGAGATGGAGCGGCGTCTGGGTCAAATCTGGGGCGAGGTACTGGGTCTTGAGGAAATCGGCGTTCACACGGATTTCTTCGAGAATGGAGATTCGCTCATGCTAATGAGCGTGATCAGCCGGATTAAAAACGATCTGTCAATTGACATCCCAATCCAGATCTTTTACCAGGAGCCTACGGTATCCGGATTGAGCCAATGGCTTCTGCATTCTGAAGAACTGGAAGCAGACGACTCCGATGATATTCCTGTGTTGCCGCGTTTTTATGGGGATCTTAAGGACCCCGGCTAA
- a CDS encoding non-ribosomal peptide synthetase, whose product MDFLSFDILSDDEERIIAELNQTEREYPAEATIHGVISARCAASPEQTAITEKNGLLTYRELEEQSNRLARLLAQAGAAPNSLIAIAAGRSTALVTSVLGILKAGAAYVPIDPDYPKKRIRYMLHDTACRILVTESAFLQSLRDDLPESLETIICLDETDDLPDALTVFGPEDIAQMPIDGWVNANSEDDLAYVIYTSGSTGEPKGVMITHRAAMNTLFWLQDTFALTEQDVIAQKTSASFTDSVWEFFWPLMAGAQLSIISAEAVKDPLQLYGQLKADRVSITQFVPAQMSLFLDVVKGEQDSSLPHLKWVFNGGEALPVNIAREWYGVFGQARIANLYGMTESAIYATEYLLDGPPDAGILSIPLGRPINNAHIYIMDVQGRHCPFDVKGEICIGGPGIAAGYWNKAELTQRAFMNHPVTGERLYCTGDLGLLRPDGIVEYLGRKDDQVQVRGYRVELKEVERVVSGFRLMKENAVISRPDSAGSNELLCYFTTHDKGIDVDELAEHMRELLPNYMIPAYFMELNEMPLTPNGKIDRRKLPDVQTKINRTREYTAPRNATEQTLVKIWAEILRAGEEEIGIHDSFLEIGGNSISIVRLHRKIKQTLMIEITVAELFSYPTIALWMDHYVNRGNSKDTDGDEEAQLTRDLMDLLEQVEEGTIDVERSVEVFDKLQGGS is encoded by the coding sequence ATGGATTTTTTATCATTTGATATTTTATCCGATGACGAGGAACGGATCATTGCGGAACTTAACCAGACCGAAAGGGAGTATCCGGCAGAAGCAACGATTCATGGGGTAATATCAGCCCGGTGTGCGGCTTCTCCGGAGCAGACTGCCATTACCGAGAAGAACGGACTTCTGACTTACAGGGAATTAGAAGAGCAGTCAAACCGGCTGGCCCGGCTGCTGGCTCAAGCAGGCGCAGCCCCCAATTCATTGATCGCCATAGCTGCCGGACGCAGCACGGCCTTGGTCACCTCTGTCCTTGGCATTTTGAAGGCGGGTGCTGCTTATGTACCTATCGATCCTGATTATCCGAAGAAACGCATACGTTATATGCTCCATGACACTGCCTGCCGCATTCTTGTGACAGAATCCGCCTTCTTGCAGAGCCTGCGGGACGATCTGCCTGAAAGCCTGGAGACCATTATCTGTCTGGATGAAACGGATGATCTTCCGGATGCGCTGACGGTCTTTGGGCCGGAGGATATCGCACAGATGCCAATTGATGGATGGGTAAATGCCAATTCGGAAGATGATCTGGCGTATGTCATTTATACTTCCGGTTCTACTGGGGAGCCGAAGGGCGTTATGATTACGCACCGGGCGGCGATGAACACTTTGTTCTGGCTGCAGGATACCTTTGCATTGACGGAGCAGGATGTGATTGCCCAAAAGACATCAGCCAGCTTCACGGATTCGGTATGGGAGTTTTTCTGGCCGCTGATGGCGGGTGCGCAGCTTAGCATTATTTCGGCAGAAGCGGTAAAGGACCCGCTGCAGCTCTATGGTCAGCTTAAGGCAGACCGGGTAAGCATTACGCAGTTCGTACCAGCCCAGATGAGCCTGTTCCTCGATGTGGTCAAAGGCGAGCAGGACTCTTCCCTGCCGCATCTGAAGTGGGTATTTAACGGGGGAGAGGCCCTGCCCGTTAACATTGCCCGGGAATGGTACGGTGTATTCGGGCAGGCCCGCATTGCGAATCTTTACGGCATGACCGAGTCGGCAATCTATGCTACGGAATATCTGCTCGACGGGCCGCCGGACGCCGGCATATTAAGCATTCCGCTCGGCAGACCCATCAACAATGCCCATATCTATATTATGGACGTGCAAGGCCGGCATTGCCCCTTCGATGTCAAAGGGGAAATCTGCATTGGAGGTCCGGGAATCGCTGCAGGATATTGGAACAAAGCGGAATTGACGCAGAGAGCGTTTATGAATCATCCCGTTACCGGTGAGAGACTATATTGCACGGGGGATTTGGGCTTGCTCAGACCGGATGGCATCGTTGAATATTTGGGCAGAAAGGATGACCAGGTTCAAGTACGCGGGTATCGTGTGGAATTAAAGGAAGTGGAGCGTGTGGTCTCCGGATTCCGGCTGATGAAAGAAAATGCGGTGATTTCCAGACCGGATAGCGCGGGATCTAACGAATTGCTGTGCTACTTCACTACCCATGACAAGGGTATTGACGTTGATGAGCTGGCCGAGCATATGCGTGAGCTTTTGCCTAACTATATGATTCCCGCCTATTTTATGGAGCTTAATGAAATGCCGTTAACTCCCAACGGAAAGATCGACCGCAGAAAACTCCCCGATGTGCAAACCAAGATAAACCGGACCAGGGAGTATACCGCTCCAAGAAATGCAACGGAGCAGACTCTAGTAAAGATTTGGGCTGAAATTCTGCGTGCCGGAGAAGAAGAGATTGGAATTCATGACAGCTTCTTGGAGATCGGAGGGAATTCCATCTCCATCGTCAGACTGCACCGCAAGATCAAGCAGACACTTATGATCGAGATTACTGTGGCAGAATTATTTTCTTATCCGACAATTGCGTTATGGATGGACCATTATGTTAACCGTGGCAACAGCAAGGATACAGATGGAGATGAGGAGGCACAGTTAACACGCGACCTTATGGACCTTTTGGAACAAGTTGAAGAAGGCACCATTGATGTCGAACGCTCTGTCGAAGTATTCGACAAACTCCAGGGGGGATCATGA
- a CDS encoding cobalamin-dependent protein (Presence of a B(12) (cobalamin)-binding domain implies dependence on cobalamin itself, in one of its several forms, or in some unusual lineages, dependence on a cobalamin-like analog.), which produces MMKLLFVNLYPSDSERGYLLSSYVLKGYLEAYSMQPEDLDVEVSNYSTDSDASLMASDIIRSRADVVGFSCYVWNVEKIGALLKHLKPRTDSCYVLGGPEISLDWIGRRSRQFPSDYYVIGPGERILLQLVDYLRGFGSERPAGAAFWSGGALQYTEPLLENQIAELDEIPSIYLNEVIENDLYEGQEAYLETQRGCRYRCKYCVYHKNLDKVYSFSLNRVFRELHHLIEKKQVLSLRIFDSIFTNDLERAKAIIRYLIQMKEDGVQLPYLLYWELMYNGVDEEFFQLTAQLKYRQNILNTYKPHFADVAQHYSSLLEDYTVINCIGLQSLNKESLRAVHRVGVIPRKLDQFMSQARQYNVVLKVDLILGLPFETYESYLEGLNTILPYFEATDHILNIHRLQILPGSEMEEVCRRYEVEYSLSAPHYVHQTREFSRERLILASALTAVLFRVLNSTLRPYLYRAVKASGLSYTQLIEELYAQILHAEELGAIAIVGGEVNDMYWNEQVFQDLPSEWLISRFENYVK; this is translated from the coding sequence ATGATGAAGCTTCTATTCGTTAATCTGTACCCCTCAGACAGTGAGCGCGGGTATTTATTATCTTCTTATGTTCTCAAAGGCTACCTGGAAGCTTACAGTATGCAGCCGGAGGATCTGGATGTTGAAGTGAGCAATTATTCCACAGATAGCGATGCATCGCTGATGGCCAGCGACATTATCAGAAGCCGGGCCGATGTGGTCGGATTCAGTTGTTATGTATGGAATGTCGAGAAGATTGGCGCGCTGCTGAAGCATCTCAAGCCCAGGACAGATTCTTGTTATGTGCTGGGCGGGCCTGAAATTTCTCTGGATTGGATCGGCAGACGTTCCCGGCAATTCCCTTCGGACTATTATGTTATCGGGCCTGGAGAGAGAATACTCCTGCAGCTTGTCGATTATTTGCGGGGATTTGGAAGCGAGCGGCCAGCCGGTGCGGCCTTCTGGTCCGGCGGAGCTTTGCAATATACGGAACCTCTCCTGGAGAACCAGATTGCCGAGCTTGATGAGATTCCCTCTATCTATCTGAATGAGGTGATTGAGAACGATCTGTATGAAGGGCAAGAGGCGTATCTGGAAACCCAACGCGGCTGCCGGTACCGCTGTAAATATTGCGTATACCACAAGAATCTGGACAAGGTGTATTCTTTTTCACTGAACCGGGTATTCCGCGAGCTCCATCACTTAATTGAAAAGAAGCAGGTTCTCTCTTTGCGTATTTTTGATTCGATCTTTACGAATGACCTGGAAAGAGCGAAGGCCATTATCCGTTATCTGATCCAGATGAAGGAAGATGGGGTCCAGCTGCCCTATCTGCTCTACTGGGAGTTGATGTACAACGGGGTCGATGAAGAATTTTTTCAGCTTACAGCTCAACTGAAATACAGACAGAATATTCTGAATACCTACAAACCGCACTTTGCCGATGTCGCGCAGCATTACTCAAGTCTGCTGGAGGATTACACGGTCATTAATTGCATCGGGCTTCAATCACTTAACAAGGAGTCACTTCGGGCCGTTCACCGGGTAGGAGTGATTCCGAGGAAGCTGGATCAATTCATGAGTCAAGCCCGGCAGTATAACGTTGTGCTTAAGGTGGATCTGATTTTGGGACTGCCGTTTGAAACCTATGAGTCTTACCTGGAGGGTCTTAATACTATATTGCCTTATTTCGAAGCAACGGATCATATCCTGAATATTCACCGTCTGCAAATATTACCCGGCTCGGAGATGGAAGAGGTATGCAGGCGCTATGAAGTGGAGTACTCCCTGAGTGCTCCCCATTACGTCCATCAGACTCGGGAGTTCTCAAGGGAGCGGCTCATTTTGGCTTCTGCGCTGACAGCAGTGCTGTTCCGGGTACTGAACTCTACACTGCGGCCTTATCTGTATCGGGCGGTTAAAGCGAGCGGGCTATCCTATACCCAGCTAATTGAGGAATTGTATGCACAAATCCTGCATGCTGAGGAACTGGGTGCGATTGCTATCGTCGGCGGTGAAGTCAATGATATGTACTGGAATGAACAGGTCTTTCAGGATTTGCCGTCCGAATGGTTGATTTCAAGATTTGAAAACTATGTAAAGTAG